From a region of the Synechococcus sp. RS9916 genome:
- a CDS encoding thermonuclease family protein, with amino-acid sequence MTFRNRIIKGMAWTMAATIGFAGELVRAAEPQPRQTVTVLRVNNGQEVLVEMNGTGLSVRLSCLQAPRPSQQPWAQQATEALQQQLPKGSELIFELRARDVYGRQVGRLLRRRTDAGPGEDVAERLLRDGKVFTYDGYLGRCDDLPYSRWEIEARKKRLGVWKKPGGLARPWDVRDRMGDNPPPP; translated from the coding sequence ATGACATTCCGCAACCGGATCATCAAAGGGATGGCCTGGACCATGGCAGCAACGATCGGGTTCGCCGGTGAGCTGGTGCGAGCAGCCGAACCCCAACCCCGCCAAACAGTGACTGTGCTGAGGGTGAACAACGGCCAGGAAGTCTTGGTGGAGATGAATGGGACAGGCCTCAGCGTCCGGCTGAGCTGTCTGCAAGCACCACGACCCTCGCAACAACCCTGGGCCCAACAAGCCACTGAAGCGCTTCAACAACAGCTCCCCAAAGGCAGTGAGCTGATCTTTGAACTCCGCGCCCGCGATGTTTACGGGCGCCAGGTGGGACGCCTTCTCCGGCGCAGAACCGACGCCGGTCCTGGTGAAGACGTGGCCGAACGACTGCTCCGTGACGGCAAGGTGTTCACCTACGACGGCTATCTCGGTCGCTGTGACGATCTCCCCTACAGCCGCTGGGAAATCGAAGCCCGCAAAAAGCGTTTGGGTGTTTGGAAAAAGCCAGGAGGGCTGGCACGTCCCTGGGACGTGCGCGATCGGATGGGGGACAACCCGCCTCCCCCGTAG